From a single Sediminibacterium sp. KACHI17 genomic region:
- a CDS encoding enoyl-CoA hydratase-related protein: protein MYQTLVTDLSNGIFTITINRPDKLNALNQQVMSDLSNVMDEVYQNKDIQSVIITGSGPKAFVAGADISEFSGASVAEGKALAKRGQDIFFKIENCPKPVIACVNGFALGGGCELAMSCHFRIASENAKFGQPEVNLGLIPGYGGTQRLVQLIGKGRAMELLMGAGMIDAATALQYGLVNYVVPQEELIAKAIAILQVINSKAPVAVAKCIEAANAVFDESKNGFEVEINAFGDCFATEDMKEGTSAFLEKRKAIFKGQ from the coding sequence ATGTATCAAACCTTAGTTACCGATCTTTCAAATGGTATTTTCACCATTACTATTAATCGCCCCGATAAATTAAATGCCTTGAATCAGCAGGTCATGTCTGATTTAAGCAATGTGATGGATGAAGTATACCAGAATAAAGACATTCAATCTGTCATCATTACCGGCTCAGGTCCTAAAGCTTTTGTTGCAGGTGCTGATATCAGTGAGTTCAGTGGCGCTTCTGTTGCTGAGGGAAAAGCATTGGCCAAAAGAGGACAAGACATCTTTTTTAAAATTGAAAATTGTCCAAAACCTGTTATAGCCTGTGTAAACGGATTTGCATTAGGTGGAGGTTGTGAACTGGCAATGAGTTGTCACTTCAGAATCGCTTCTGAAAATGCAAAGTTTGGTCAACCCGAAGTGAACCTAGGTCTTATTCCCGGTTATGGTGGAACACAAAGACTGGTGCAGCTCATCGGCAAGGGAAGAGCGATGGAATTACTAATGGGTGCAGGCATGATCGATGCCGCTACCGCCTTACAATATGGCTTAGTGAATTATGTGGTACCACAGGAAGAATTGATCGCTAAAGCGATCGCTATCCTTCAGGTGATCAATAGTAAAGCCCCTGTAGCTGTGGCCAAATGTATTGAAGCAGCCAATGCAGTATTTGATGAAAGTAAAAATGGGTTTGAAGTGGAAATCAATGCTTTTGGTGATTGTTTCGCAACAGAAGACATGAAAGAAGGAACCTCTGCCTTCCTTGAAAAAAGAAAAGCCATTTTCAAAGGCCAATAA
- a CDS encoding alkaline phosphatase family protein has protein sequence MKLILSIIAFMCCCGSYAQQTENVIIITTDGLRWQELFKGMDPVLASDKRYNQDDSTLIYSTYWAEDLAERRTKLMPFFWKTIARQGQIHGNRDLGSKVNVTNPYWFSYPGYNEIFSGYADDNINSNDYPPNPNTTVLEFLHQQQPYKGRIGAFGAWEAFNRILNEKRSGIPVIAAYDTTGGAKPNAAELVINKMLLSSHRMWAEECFDVFTHHAAMEYLKKEKPRVLYIAYGETDEWAHGWKYRSYLQAATQVDKWIEEIWNYVQSTPQYRNKTTLLITTDHGRGDKDKRKWTSHGSDIEGADEIWFAAIGPNTPALGEIKKPSQFYQKQFAQTIAKLLGVTFTANHPIAEEIKEVIKR, from the coding sequence ATGAAACTTATATTGTCAATTATTGCTTTTATGTGTTGTTGCGGTAGCTATGCACAACAAACAGAAAATGTCATTATCATTACCACAGATGGATTGCGTTGGCAAGAGTTATTTAAGGGTATGGATCCAGTATTGGCATCCGATAAAAGATATAATCAAGACGACAGTACATTGATCTATTCAACATATTGGGCTGAAGATCTAGCAGAAAGAAGAACCAAATTGATGCCTTTCTTTTGGAAAACGATTGCCCGGCAAGGTCAGATTCATGGTAACAGGGATTTGGGCAGTAAAGTGAATGTTACCAATCCGTATTGGTTTTCATATCCCGGTTATAATGAGATCTTTTCAGGGTATGCTGATGATAACATCAACAGCAATGATTATCCGCCCAATCCCAATACCACTGTACTGGAATTCCTGCATCAACAACAGCCTTATAAAGGAAGGATTGGAGCTTTTGGGGCATGGGAAGCTTTCAATAGAATTTTAAATGAAAAAAGAAGTGGTATTCCGGTCATAGCTGCATATGATACTACCGGAGGTGCGAAACCCAATGCGGCAGAATTAGTGATCAATAAAATGTTGCTAAGTAGTCATCGTATGTGGGCAGAAGAATGTTTTGATGTATTTACACATCATGCTGCGATGGAATATTTGAAAAAAGAAAAACCCAGAGTGCTGTATATCGCTTATGGAGAAACAGATGAATGGGCACATGGATGGAAATATCGTTCCTATTTACAAGCTGCAACACAAGTAGATAAGTGGATCGAAGAAATATGGAACTATGTACAATCTACTCCGCAGTACCGTAATAAAACCACTTTACTCATTACTACTGATCATGGCAGGGGTGATAAAGATAAACGTAAATGGACCAGTCATGGTTCTGATATTGAAGGTGCAGATGAAATTTGGTTTGCGGCGATTGGGCCGAATACTCCTGCCCTTGGTGAGATTAAAAAACCCTCACAGTTTTATCAGAAACAATTTGCACAAACCATTGCTAAGCTGTTAGGTGTTACATTCACTGCTAACCATCCTATCGCCGAAGAGATCAAAGAAGTAATCAAACGATAG
- a CDS encoding insulinase family protein, whose product MKGVKLWLLLLLVGFAATAQKKYEWKQATSNGYTYRYVTNDPMAARYYTLSNGLTVILSPNKKEPRISVRIPVRAGSNTDPREHTGLAHYLEHMLFKGTDKFGTLDWAKEKPLLDKIDQLYEQYNSTKDTEKRKEIYKEIDKISGEAAKFAIANEYDKMMAAMGAQGTNAHTWVEETVYEEDIPANALDKFLDVQAERFRNPILRIFHTELEAVYEEKNRTLDEDGWKLQEASHYYLFPTHNYGQQTTIGTIEHLKNPSLNAIRDYYRKFYVPNNMAIVLAGDFDPDKVIAMIDAKFKYMKANPVPEYKPAPEKPITQAIVKDIYGPSAESLQFSFRTSAADSKEALLAVLAASVLSNGKAGLLDLNLNKQQKVLRSGAGVRQYKDYGVFNISAAPKQGQTLEEVKDLIMGQLDILKKGNFDESLIKAIVANFKLAQLQGLENNGNRVEEITDGFIKHKGTKWNEDVAVLDDMSKITKQELVTFANNFFKDNYVLLYKRKGESGNVVKVEKPPITAVETNADKQSPFLKAINDKPLSAVQPVWLDYNKDMQKGKLGNADVLYVQNKENSLFRMYYYYDMGAWNNKLLPLALQYLQFIGTDKYSAEDISKEFYNLACSFNANAGNDVTTISLNGLEENFDKAVALLEQLVRNCKADDAALASLINRLERTRANNKLNKNVIMNALRNYGAYGEKNPFNYTLSDAELKSVKAADLINILHNLFNYSHRILYYGSKPLNEFSAGLAKVHTLPTSWTPTPAAVVFERTKLTKNQVLFADYEMKQAEITWIGNLDKYDASKEAVVNVFNNYFGGGGMGAIVFQTIRESKALAYSTFAVLQTPNKKEDDFSFVAYVGSQADKFHEAIAGMNELLNTLPEATQTFENAKKSLLKDYETERITKDGILFSYLNNEKKGISTDLRKQIYDKATGISFTDLKQLHQSGIANKAYAYCVVASEKSVKQEDLEKYGEVKKLSLTQLFGY is encoded by the coding sequence ATGAAAGGAGTAAAACTATGGTTATTACTGCTGTTGGTCGGATTCGCAGCAACAGCACAGAAAAAGTACGAGTGGAAGCAAGCCACTTCCAATGGGTACACTTACCGTTATGTGACCAATGACCCAATGGCTGCCCGGTACTACACTTTATCCAATGGACTAACGGTCATATTGTCTCCGAATAAAAAAGAACCCCGTATTTCGGTACGGATACCGGTAAGAGCCGGTAGTAATACTGATCCAAGAGAGCATACCGGATTGGCGCACTATCTGGAACACATGCTTTTCAAAGGAACCGATAAATTCGGAACCCTTGATTGGGCAAAAGAAAAGCCATTGCTGGATAAGATCGATCAGTTGTACGAACAATACAATTCTACAAAGGATACGGAGAAGAGAAAAGAGATCTATAAAGAGATCGATAAGATTTCCGGTGAAGCCGCCAAGTTTGCGATCGCCAATGAGTATGATAAAATGATGGCTGCCATGGGTGCACAGGGTACGAATGCACATACATGGGTAGAAGAGACAGTATATGAAGAAGATATTCCAGCCAATGCCTTAGATAAATTTCTGGATGTACAAGCAGAGCGTTTCCGTAATCCGATCCTTCGTATTTTTCACACGGAGTTAGAAGCAGTATACGAGGAGAAGAACAGAACCCTTGACGAAGATGGTTGGAAACTGCAGGAAGCTTCTCATTACTATTTATTTCCTACACATAACTATGGTCAGCAAACTACCATCGGTACGATCGAGCATTTGAAAAACCCTTCTTTGAATGCGATCAGAGATTACTACAGAAAGTTTTATGTACCTAATAATATGGCCATTGTTTTAGCAGGTGATTTCGATCCTGATAAAGTGATCGCTATGATCGATGCTAAATTCAAGTACATGAAAGCAAACCCTGTACCTGAATATAAGCCAGCTCCTGAGAAGCCTATCACACAAGCGATTGTAAAAGATATTTATGGTCCTAGTGCCGAAAGTCTTCAATTCAGTTTCAGGACAAGTGCGGCAGATTCAAAAGAAGCTTTGTTGGCTGTGCTAGCAGCTTCTGTTTTATCAAATGGTAAAGCCGGTTTATTGGATCTGAACCTGAATAAGCAACAAAAAGTACTTCGTTCCGGAGCTGGTGTTCGTCAATACAAGGATTATGGAGTATTCAATATTTCAGCCGCTCCAAAGCAAGGTCAAACATTGGAAGAAGTGAAAGACCTGATCATGGGTCAGTTGGATATCCTTAAAAAAGGAAACTTTGATGAAAGTCTTATTAAAGCCATTGTTGCTAATTTCAAATTGGCTCAATTGCAAGGATTGGAAAACAATGGTAACCGAGTTGAAGAGATCACCGATGGCTTCATCAAACACAAAGGAACCAAATGGAATGAGGATGTTGCAGTATTGGATGATATGAGTAAGATCACCAAACAGGAATTGGTGACTTTTGCAAACAATTTCTTTAAAGATAACTACGTATTGCTTTACAAAAGAAAAGGAGAAAGTGGCAATGTCGTTAAAGTGGAGAAGCCTCCGATCACTGCTGTTGAAACCAATGCCGATAAACAATCTCCATTCCTGAAAGCCATTAATGATAAGCCTTTGAGTGCTGTTCAACCAGTTTGGCTGGATTATAATAAAGACATGCAAAAAGGTAAATTGGGCAATGCAGATGTGTTGTATGTTCAGAATAAAGAGAACAGCCTTTTCCGCATGTACTATTACTATGATATGGGTGCATGGAATAATAAATTACTTCCTCTTGCACTGCAATATTTGCAATTCATAGGTACTGATAAATATTCAGCAGAAGATATCAGTAAAGAGTTTTACAATTTGGCATGCAGTTTCAATGCGAATGCAGGTAATGATGTTACAACCATTTCATTGAATGGTTTAGAAGAGAATTTTGATAAAGCCGTGGCTTTATTGGAACAATTGGTACGTAACTGTAAAGCAGATGATGCTGCACTGGCAAGTCTGATCAATCGTTTGGAAAGAACCAGAGCCAATAATAAGCTGAATAAGAATGTGATCATGAATGCTTTGCGTAACTATGGAGCTTATGGCGAAAAAAATCCTTTCAACTATACCTTATCAGATGCAGAATTGAAAAGTGTCAAAGCTGCTGATCTGATCAATATTTTACACAATCTCTTTAACTATTCTCATCGTATTCTTTATTATGGATCTAAACCACTAAATGAGTTCTCAGCAGGTTTGGCCAAAGTGCATACACTGCCAACTAGTTGGACTCCAACGCCGGCAGCTGTTGTTTTTGAAAGAACAAAACTTACAAAGAACCAGGTCTTGTTTGCTGATTATGAGATGAAACAAGCGGAGATCACTTGGATCGGCAACCTTGATAAGTATGACGCATCAAAAGAAGCAGTTGTGAATGTGTTCAATAACTATTTCGGTGGCGGCGGTATGGGTGCGATCGTATTCCAGACCATTCGTGAATCAAAAGCGTTGGCGTATTCAACATTTGCTGTCTTACAAACGCCGAATAAGAAAGAGGATGATTTTTCTTTTGTGGCTTACGTAGGAAGTCAGGCAGATAAATTCCATGAAGCTATCGCAGGAATGAATGAGTTATTGAATACTTTGCCTGAAGCAACACAGACTTTTGAAAATGCGAAAAAGAGTCTATTGAAAGATTATGAGACGGAGCGCATCACAAAAGATGGAATCCTCTTTTCTTATCTGAATAATGAAAAGAAAGGGATCAGCACAGATCTAAGAAAGCAGATCTATGATAAAGCTACCGGTATTAGCTTTACAGACCTCAAACAGTTACATCAGTCAGGTATTGCCAATAAGGCATACGCTTATTGTGTGGTAGCTTCTGAGAAGTCTGTTAAGCAGGAAGATCTGGAGAAATACGGGGAAGTGAAAAAACTTTCTCTGACTCAGTTGTTTGGATACTAA
- the fumC gene encoding class II fumarate hydratase, with protein MEFRIEKDTMGEVKVPAHVYWGAQTQRSIDNFRIAQDINKMPKEIIQAFAYLKKAAALTNRDAGVLPEEKAALIGQVCDEILDGKLDDQFPLVVWQTGSGTQSNMNVNEVVAYRGHVIKGGSLTDKEKFLHPNDDVNKSQSSNDTFPTAMHIAAYKILLEVTIPGIKKLRDTLAAKSKAFMHVVKIGRTHFMDATPLTLGQEISGYVSQLDHGLKAINNTLAHLSELALGGTAVGTGINTPKGYDVNVAKHIAQLTGLPFVTAENKFEALAAHDAIVEAHGALKTVAVSLMKIANDIRMLSSGPRSGIGEIFIPDNEPGSSIMPGKVNPTQCEALTMIAAQVMGNDVAINIGGATGHFELNVFKPVMIYNFLHSARLIGDGCVSFNDKCAVGIEPLEANIKKHVDNSLMLVTALNTKIGYYKAAEIAQKAHKEGTTLKEMAVKLGYLTPEEFDQWVVPGDMVGEIK; from the coding sequence ATGGAATTCCGTATTGAAAAAGACACCATGGGCGAGGTAAAAGTACCGGCACATGTTTATTGGGGAGCACAGACACAACGCAGTATCGATAATTTCCGTATTGCGCAGGATATCAATAAAATGCCAAAAGAGATCATACAGGCATTTGCTTATCTGAAGAAAGCAGCTGCACTCACCAATCGTGATGCAGGTGTATTACCGGAAGAAAAAGCAGCTTTGATCGGACAAGTATGTGATGAGATCCTGGACGGAAAATTAGACGATCAATTTCCATTAGTGGTTTGGCAAACAGGCTCGGGTACTCAAAGCAATATGAATGTGAATGAAGTGGTTGCTTATCGTGGTCATGTGATCAAAGGTGGTAGCCTGACTGATAAAGAAAAATTTCTGCACCCGAATGATGATGTCAATAAATCACAATCATCAAATGACACATTCCCGACAGCGATGCACATCGCAGCATATAAGATATTGTTGGAAGTAACTATTCCGGGTATCAAAAAACTGAGGGATACACTGGCAGCAAAAAGTAAAGCTTTCATGCATGTAGTGAAAATTGGTCGCACCCATTTTATGGATGCAACCCCCCTGACACTCGGACAAGAAATCAGCGGATATGTAAGTCAATTGGATCATGGATTAAAAGCCATCAATAACACATTAGCTCACCTGAGTGAATTGGCGTTAGGTGGTACAGCTGTGGGTACCGGCATCAATACACCAAAAGGTTATGATGTGAATGTTGCAAAACATATCGCACAGTTAACCGGATTGCCATTTGTTACAGCAGAAAATAAATTCGAGGCGCTGGCAGCACATGATGCTATTGTAGAAGCACATGGAGCATTGAAAACAGTTGCTGTTAGTCTGATGAAAATAGCAAATGACATTCGTATGCTGAGCTCAGGACCCAGAAGTGGTATCGGAGAAATCTTTATCCCGGATAATGAGCCAGGATCTTCGATCATGCCGGGTAAAGTAAATCCAACCCAGTGCGAAGCATTGACCATGATCGCTGCACAAGTGATGGGTAATGATGTTGCCATCAACATTGGTGGCGCTACCGGACATTTTGAATTGAATGTATTCAAGCCGGTGATGATCTATAATTTCTTACACAGTGCAAGACTGATTGGTGATGGTTGTGTGAGCTTCAATGACAAGTGTGCAGTAGGTATTGAACCATTGGAAGCCAATATCAAAAAGCATGTAGATAATAGCCTGATGCTGGTAACTGCTTTGAATACCAAGATCGGTTATTATAAAGCTGCAGAAATTGCGCAGAAAGCACATAAGGAAGGAACCACATTGAAAGAAATGGCAGTGAAGCTGGGTTATCTTACACCGGAAGAGTTTGACCAGTGGGTAGTTCCGGGGGATATGGTTGGAGAAATCAAATAG
- a CDS encoding amidohydrolase yields MRYLYILMLFFVTACSNNKADLIIHNAVIYTVDSTFTTAEAMAIKDGLILEVGSNDEILKKYKSDEKVDAAGQAVYPGLIDAHAHFVGYGRSLFQVDLFGTNTWEETVARVKAFADEHPDLYWIQGRGWDQNRWPGKNFPTNEELNKLFPDKPVVLTRVDGHASIANQKALDLAGIKAGQTIVGGSIEVKHGVLTGVLIDNADNKVYAQIPAPTKETYVQWLQAAEKNCFAQGLTTITDCGLHYTDVEAIDTLQKEGKLNMRLYVMLSDDASNYEKFLPKGPYKTDKLYVKGIKVYADGALGSRGACLLKHYSDRPDWTGFLLRNKNHYDSLAGVLSKTDFQMCTHAIGDSANREILNIYNKYLGGKNDKRWRIEHAQVIHPDDFKLFAAASVIPSVQPTHGTSDMYWAEDRLGPDRVKGAYAFKQLLQQNGWIPLGTDFPVEDISPFKTFLAAVVRKDAKGFPENGFQMENALTREETIRGMTIWAAKASFMEKEIGSLEKGKKADFIFLDNDLMKVAPEKILDVKVTATYSGGKKVYSK; encoded by the coding sequence ATGAGGTACCTCTACATTCTCATGCTGTTCTTTGTAACAGCATGTTCTAACAACAAAGCAGATCTGATCATTCACAACGCAGTGATCTACACTGTTGATTCTACTTTCACTACTGCTGAAGCAATGGCTATTAAAGATGGTTTGATTCTCGAAGTAGGCAGTAATGATGAGATCCTAAAAAAGTATAAGAGTGATGAAAAGGTAGATGCGGCAGGTCAGGCTGTGTATCCGGGTCTTATTGATGCACATGCGCACTTTGTAGGATATGGTCGCTCTTTGTTCCAGGTAGATCTGTTCGGTACCAATACATGGGAAGAAACGGTAGCTCGTGTAAAAGCTTTTGCCGATGAACATCCTGATCTGTATTGGATACAAGGCAGAGGTTGGGATCAGAACCGCTGGCCGGGTAAAAACTTCCCAACCAATGAAGAATTAAATAAACTGTTTCCTGATAAACCGGTTGTATTGACCCGTGTAGATGGACATGCTTCTATTGCCAATCAGAAAGCATTGGATCTGGCTGGGATTAAAGCCGGACAAACAATAGTCGGTGGCTCTATCGAAGTAAAGCATGGCGTGTTGACAGGTGTTTTGATCGATAATGCTGACAATAAAGTCTATGCTCAAATTCCTGCCCCAACCAAAGAAACCTATGTTCAATGGTTACAGGCGGCAGAGAAAAATTGTTTTGCTCAGGGGCTCACTACGATCACTGACTGTGGTCTGCATTATACAGATGTTGAAGCCATTGACACTTTGCAAAAAGAAGGCAAACTCAATATGCGTTTGTATGTTATGTTGAGTGATGATGCTTCGAATTATGAAAAGTTCTTACCGAAAGGTCCTTATAAAACCGATAAGCTATATGTGAAAGGCATTAAAGTTTATGCAGATGGGGCATTGGGTAGCCGTGGTGCCTGCTTATTAAAACATTATAGTGATCGCCCAGACTGGACAGGGTTCTTGCTTAGAAATAAAAATCATTACGATTCATTAGCAGGTGTGTTATCCAAAACAGATTTCCAAATGTGTACACATGCGATTGGAGATAGTGCCAATCGTGAGATCTTAAATATCTATAACAAGTATCTTGGTGGTAAGAATGACAAACGCTGGCGCATTGAACACGCACAAGTTATTCATCCTGATGATTTCAAATTATTTGCTGCAGCTAGTGTGATCCCTTCTGTTCAGCCTACACATGGCACCAGTGATATGTATTGGGCTGAAGATCGTTTAGGTCCTGATCGTGTGAAAGGTGCTTATGCATTCAAACAATTATTACAACAAAACGGATGGATTCCATTGGGTACGGATTTTCCCGTGGAAGATATTTCTCCCTTTAAAACATTCTTAGCCGCAGTCGTTCGTAAAGATGCCAAAGGGTTTCCAGAGAACGGATTCCAAATGGAGAATGCGTTGACTCGCGAGGAGACCATTCGCGGAATGACCATCTGGGCTGCAAAAGCCAGCTTCATGGAAAAAGAGATCGGTAGTTTGGAGAAAGGAAAGAAAGCTGATTTTATTTTCCTTGATAATGATTTGATGAAAGTAGCACCTGAGAAAATATTAGATGTTAAGGTGACGGCTACTTATTCCGGAGGTAAAAAAGTTTATAGTAAATAA
- a CDS encoding AraC family transcriptional regulator, whose product MIEVMDILRVAHKSGVEPSLDVLYHKEQHIPGSIHYNIRRLYAQHPWVAEDTGMMVYHYNSRKPEENYLELRYCTTGNRYCAEKSCAQCVELPTNQCSGKHQTVDVFTFHFTSTFLHQFVHNVKLSNRKDEVLAFRHPHAFTKVFPLCNRKRNALDSLLNHSYTGALENIFVNAKVHELLLYSLDCLVDEKEEGFTCKFLADESGRDRIYQAREILLQHIGDPITIKELSRKVAMNECYLKKGFKEIFGTTIFDFYQQQRMEHAKYLLYEKGLSVTDVSALLGYSSISHFSAAFKKHTGLKPCDLLR is encoded by the coding sequence ATGATAGAAGTAATGGATATATTGAGAGTGGCGCATAAGAGTGGTGTGGAACCTTCATTGGATGTTTTGTACCATAAGGAACAGCATATTCCCGGCTCTATTCATTACAATATCAGGCGTTTATATGCCCAACATCCTTGGGTTGCGGAAGATACCGGTATGATGGTGTATCATTACAACTCCCGTAAACCTGAAGAGAACTACCTCGAACTTCGTTATTGTACTACCGGCAATCGCTATTGCGCTGAAAAAAGTTGTGCGCAATGTGTGGAACTTCCGACCAATCAATGCAGCGGGAAGCACCAGACGGTAGACGTATTTACATTTCACTTTACTTCTACTTTTTTACACCAGTTTGTGCACAATGTTAAGTTGAGCAACCGTAAAGATGAAGTGCTTGCATTTCGCCATCCTCATGCATTTACCAAAGTATTCCCACTTTGTAACAGAAAAAGAAATGCACTTGATTCTCTACTCAATCATAGTTACACTGGTGCGCTCGAAAATATTTTCGTAAATGCAAAAGTGCATGAACTGTTATTGTACAGTTTAGATTGCTTAGTGGATGAAAAGGAAGAAGGATTTACCTGTAAATTTCTTGCGGATGAAAGTGGCCGTGACAGGATCTACCAAGCCCGAGAAATTTTATTACAACATATTGGTGACCCTATCACGATCAAAGAACTGAGTCGTAAAGTAGCCATGAATGAATGCTACTTGAAAAAAGGGTTCAAAGAAATTTTTGGTACAACGATCTTCGATTTTTATCAGCAACAAAGAATGGAACATGCGAAATACCTTTTGTATGAAAAAGGATTAAGCGTTACAGATGTCTCTGCATTATTGGGCTATTCTTCCATTTCACACTTCTCAGCCGCCTTCAAAAAACATACAGGACTGAAACCTTGTGACCTGTTGCGTTGA
- the gyrB gene encoding DNA topoisomerase (ATP-hydrolyzing) subunit B → MTQEQMNSNEAQNKNYGADSIQVLEGLEAVRKRPAMYIGDVGVKGLHHLVYEVVDNSIDEALAGYCKNIHVTIHEDNSISVKDDGRGIPTAMHSKEKRSALEVVMTVLHAGGKFDKNTYKVSGGLHGVGVSCVNALSTTLHVTVHREGKIFEQEYKIGVPQYPVREIGTSDITGTHVRFWPDASIFQETVYKKDILEGRLRELSYLNKRISITLTDLREKDEEGNVYSKNFYSEGGIVEFVQMLDKNGHRNPLISNPLYVEGHDEGTNVAVEVALTYNDDFKEHIFSYVNNINTIEGGTHVTGFRQALTRVFKSYGDKEGLFEKAKVQVEGDDFREGLSAIISVKVPEPQFEGQTKTKLGNSEVSGVVQTTVARVLEAYLEENPKEAKNVISKIILAAQARVAAKKARDMVQRKTVLSGGGLPGKLADCSERDPQKCELYLVEGDSAGGTAKQGRDRSYQAILPLRGKILNVEKAMEHKIYENEEIRNMYTALGVTVGTPEDPKALNITKLRYHKLIIMTDADVDGSHIATLILTFIFRYMKEMVEQGYVYIAQPPLYLVKKGKEQQYAYNEEQRRMWIEKLGGGKDDSVTVQRYKGLGEMNADQLWETTMDPARRTLKQVTIESAAEADRIFSMLMGDDVAPRREFIESHAKYAKIDV, encoded by the coding sequence ATGACTCAGGAACAAATGAACAGTAATGAGGCCCAGAACAAAAATTATGGTGCCGATAGTATACAGGTTTTAGAAGGTTTAGAAGCAGTAAGAAAAAGACCCGCCATGTACATTGGTGACGTGGGGGTAAAAGGTCTCCATCATCTCGTGTATGAGGTGGTTGACAACTCTATCGATGAAGCTTTAGCTGGATACTGTAAAAACATCCATGTAACCATTCATGAAGACAATTCGATCAGTGTAAAAGATGATGGACGAGGTATTCCTACTGCCATGCATTCCAAAGAAAAGAGAAGTGCACTTGAAGTTGTAATGACCGTATTGCATGCGGGTGGTAAGTTTGATAAGAATACTTACAAAGTATCCGGTGGTCTGCATGGTGTGGGTGTGAGCTGTGTGAATGCATTGAGTACGACCCTTCATGTAACTGTACATCGCGAAGGAAAAATATTTGAACAGGAATACAAGATCGGTGTACCTCAGTATCCGGTGAGAGAAATCGGTACAAGTGATATCACCGGCACCCATGTTCGCTTCTGGCCCGACGCATCCATTTTCCAGGAAACTGTATACAAAAAAGATATTCTGGAAGGTCGCTTACGTGAGTTGAGCTATCTGAACAAACGCATCAGTATCACCCTTACTGATCTTCGTGAAAAAGACGAAGAAGGAAATGTATACTCGAAAAATTTCTACAGTGAAGGAGGTATTGTTGAGTTTGTGCAAATGCTGGATAAAAACGGACATCGTAATCCGCTTATCAGCAATCCACTTTATGTTGAAGGACATGATGAAGGAACAAATGTTGCTGTAGAAGTGGCGCTGACTTATAATGATGATTTCAAAGAACATATTTTCTCTTATGTAAACAACATCAATACCATTGAAGGTGGTACACATGTGACCGGCTTCCGCCAGGCTTTGACACGTGTATTCAAAAGCTATGGAGATAAAGAAGGTTTATTTGAGAAAGCCAAAGTACAGGTAGAAGGTGATGATTTTCGTGAAGGATTGAGTGCAATCATTTCTGTGAAAGTACCAGAACCACAATTTGAAGGACAAACCAAAACCAAATTAGGAAACAGTGAAGTGAGTGGTGTGGTACAAACGACTGTTGCACGTGTACTGGAAGCCTATCTGGAAGAAAATCCTAAGGAAGCCAAGAATGTGATCTCGAAAATCATTCTTGCTGCACAAGCTCGTGTTGCAGCAAAGAAAGCAAGAGACATGGTTCAGCGCAAGACAGTATTAAGTGGTGGTGGACTTCCCGGTAAACTGGCTGACTGTAGTGAACGTGATCCGCAGAAATGTGAGTTGTACCTGGTGGAGGGAGATTCAGCAGGTGGAACCGCCAAGCAAGGAAGAGATAGAAGTTATCAGGCCATCCTTCCTTTAAGGGGTAAGATCCTGAACGTTGAAAAAGCCATGGAGCATAAGATCTATGAAAATGAAGAGATCAGGAATATGTACACGGCTTTGGGAGTAACAGTGGGAACACCGGAAGATCCAAAAGCCTTAAACATCACAAAACTGCGTTACCATAAACTCATCATCATGACGGATGCTGATGTGGATGGTTCACATATCGCAACATTGATCCTTACTTTCATTTTCCGATACATGAAAGAAATGGTAGAACAAGGTTATGTATACATTGCACAACCACCGCTGTATCTGGTGAAGAAAGGAAAAGAGCAGCAATATGCTTACAATGAAGAGCAAAGAAGAATGTGGATCGAGAAATTAGGTGGTGGAAAGGATGACAGCGTGACTGTTCAGCGATACAAAGGTTTGGGTGAAATGAATGCAGACCAATTATGGGAAACCACTATGGATCCTGCCCGCAGAACACTCAAACAAGTAACCATAGAAAGTGCTGCAGAAGCTGATAGAATATTCAGTATGCTCATGGGTGATGACGTAGCACCACGCCGTGAATTCATTGAAAGCCATGCAAAGTACGCGAAGATTGACGTTTAG